A genomic region of Thunnus maccoyii chromosome 13, fThuMac1.1, whole genome shotgun sequence contains the following coding sequences:
- the nova1 gene encoding RNA-binding protein Nova-1 isoform X1, which translates to MMMAGGVGAAVDHNGIYSNPNLHSLQQPHMEADNPDSRKRPLETPAEEAGCTKRTNTGEEGEYFLKVLIPSYAAGSIIGKGGQTIVQLQKETGATIKLSKSKDFYPGTTERVCLIQGTVEALNGVHNFIAEKVREMPQSAQKPEPVSILQPQTTVNPDRVKQAKLIVPNSTAGLIIGKGGATVKAVMEQSGAWVQLSQKPEGINLQERVVTISGEPEQNRKAVEIIVQKIQEDPQSSSCLNISYSNVSGPVANSNPTGSPYANTAEVLPNAAAAAATASSLLGQAGLTGMGAFPAAMSSFSGNDLLAITSALNTLASYGYNTNTLGLGLNPAAASGVLAAVAASANPAAAAAANLLASYASDASSSAGHPATGLGGFSLGSLAAATGASNGYLNASSPLMASSLLATEKLADGAKDVVEIAVPENLVGAILGKGGKTLVEYQELTGARIQISKKGEFIPGTRNRKVTITGSPAATQAAQYLISQRITYEQGVRATNPQKVG; encoded by the exons ATGATGATGGCCGGTGGTGTCGGAGCAGCCGTGGACCATAACGGGATATACTCAAATCCTAACCTCCACAGCCTGCAGCAGCCCCATATGGAGGCTGATAACCCGGACTCCCGCAAACGACCGCTGGAAACTCCGGCTGAGGAGGCCGGCTGTACCAAGCGCACCAACACTGGAG AGGAGGGTGAGTACTTCCTGAAGGTGCTGATCCCCAGCTATGCAGCCGGCTCTATAATTGGCAAGGGCGGCCAGACCATCGTACAACTGCAGAAAGAGACGGGTGCCACTATTAAGCTGTCCAAATCCAAAGACTTTTACCCAG GAACAACAGAACGTGTCTGTTTGATACAGGGTACAGTCGAAGCCCTCAATGGTGTCCACAACTTCATTGCGGAGAAAGTCCGTGAGATGCCCCAGAGCGCCCAGAAACCAGAACCAGTCAGCATACTGCAGCCACAGACCACTGTCAACCCCGACCGCGTCAAACAG GCTAAATTGATCGTGCCCAATAGCACGGCTGGGCTGATCATTGGCAAGGGAGGAGCCACAGTGAAAGCAGTGATGGAGCAGTCAGGAGCTTGGGTGCAGCTCTCCCAGAAGCCAGAGGGCATCAACCTGCAGGAGCGAGTGGTAACCATCAGTGGCGAGCCTGAGCAGAACCGCAAGGCTGTGGAAATCATAGTACAGAAGATCCAGGAGGACcctcagagcagcagctgcctCAACATCAGCTATTCCAACGTCTCGGGCCCGGTGGCCAACTCCAACCCCACTGGCTCCCCCTATGCTAACACGGCCGAGGTGCTCCCCAACGCAGCCGCAGCAGCTGCCACTGCCTCCAGCCTCCTGGGCCAGGCCGGCTTGACAGGAATGGGCGCCTTCCCTGCCGCTATGTCCAGCTTCTCTGGCAATGATCTGCTTGCCATCACCTCAGCCCTCAACACGCTGGCCAGCTACGGCTACAACACTAACACCCTGGGCCTGGgcctcaaccctgcagctgctTCTGGGGTCCTTGCCGCAGTAGCAGCTAGTGCTAACCCGGCTGCAGCTGCTGCGGCTAACCTCCTAGCCTCCTATGCTAGCGATGCCTCCAGCAGTGCTGGCCACCCTGCTACAGGCCTCGGTGGGTTCTCCCTGGGTTCACTAGCAGCTGCTACAGGGGCTTCCAATGGTTACCTAAATGCTTCATCCCCACTGATGGCCTCCTCCCTATTGGCAACAGAGAAGCTTGCGGATGGAGCCAAGGACGTGGTTGAGATTGCTGTGCCCGAGAATCTGGTTGGTGCCATTTTggggaaaggagggaaaacGCTGGTAGAGTACCAGGAGCTAACAGGAGCCCGCATCCAGATCTCCAAAAAGGGAGAATTCATTCCTGGTACTCGGAACCGTAAAGTTACCATAACAGGGTCGCCAGCCGCTACGCAAGCAGCGCAGTATCTGATCAGCCAGCGGATCACTTACGAGCAGGGCGTGCGTGCTACCAACCCACAAAAGGTGGgctaa
- the nova1 gene encoding RNA-binding protein Nova-1 isoform X2 has product MEEGEYFLKVLIPSYAAGSIIGKGGQTIVQLQKETGATIKLSKSKDFYPGTTERVCLIQGTVEALNGVHNFIAEKVREMPQSAQKPEPVSILQPQTTVNPDRVKQAKLIVPNSTAGLIIGKGGATVKAVMEQSGAWVQLSQKPEGINLQERVVTISGEPEQNRKAVEIIVQKIQEDPQSSSCLNISYSNVSGPVANSNPTGSPYANTAEVLPNAAAAAATASSLLGQAGLTGMGAFPAAMSSFSGNDLLAITSALNTLASYGYNTNTLGLGLNPAAASGVLAAVAASANPAAAAAANLLASYASDASSSAGHPATGLGGFSLGSLAAATGASNGYLNASSPLMASSLLATEKLADGAKDVVEIAVPENLVGAILGKGGKTLVEYQELTGARIQISKKGEFIPGTRNRKVTITGSPAATQAAQYLISQRITYEQGVRATNPQKVG; this is encoded by the exons ATGG AGGAGGGTGAGTACTTCCTGAAGGTGCTGATCCCCAGCTATGCAGCCGGCTCTATAATTGGCAAGGGCGGCCAGACCATCGTACAACTGCAGAAAGAGACGGGTGCCACTATTAAGCTGTCCAAATCCAAAGACTTTTACCCAG GAACAACAGAACGTGTCTGTTTGATACAGGGTACAGTCGAAGCCCTCAATGGTGTCCACAACTTCATTGCGGAGAAAGTCCGTGAGATGCCCCAGAGCGCCCAGAAACCAGAACCAGTCAGCATACTGCAGCCACAGACCACTGTCAACCCCGACCGCGTCAAACAG GCTAAATTGATCGTGCCCAATAGCACGGCTGGGCTGATCATTGGCAAGGGAGGAGCCACAGTGAAAGCAGTGATGGAGCAGTCAGGAGCTTGGGTGCAGCTCTCCCAGAAGCCAGAGGGCATCAACCTGCAGGAGCGAGTGGTAACCATCAGTGGCGAGCCTGAGCAGAACCGCAAGGCTGTGGAAATCATAGTACAGAAGATCCAGGAGGACcctcagagcagcagctgcctCAACATCAGCTATTCCAACGTCTCGGGCCCGGTGGCCAACTCCAACCCCACTGGCTCCCCCTATGCTAACACGGCCGAGGTGCTCCCCAACGCAGCCGCAGCAGCTGCCACTGCCTCCAGCCTCCTGGGCCAGGCCGGCTTGACAGGAATGGGCGCCTTCCCTGCCGCTATGTCCAGCTTCTCTGGCAATGATCTGCTTGCCATCACCTCAGCCCTCAACACGCTGGCCAGCTACGGCTACAACACTAACACCCTGGGCCTGGgcctcaaccctgcagctgctTCTGGGGTCCTTGCCGCAGTAGCAGCTAGTGCTAACCCGGCTGCAGCTGCTGCGGCTAACCTCCTAGCCTCCTATGCTAGCGATGCCTCCAGCAGTGCTGGCCACCCTGCTACAGGCCTCGGTGGGTTCTCCCTGGGTTCACTAGCAGCTGCTACAGGGGCTTCCAATGGTTACCTAAATGCTTCATCCCCACTGATGGCCTCCTCCCTATTGGCAACAGAGAAGCTTGCGGATGGAGCCAAGGACGTGGTTGAGATTGCTGTGCCCGAGAATCTGGTTGGTGCCATTTTggggaaaggagggaaaacGCTGGTAGAGTACCAGGAGCTAACAGGAGCCCGCATCCAGATCTCCAAAAAGGGAGAATTCATTCCTGGTACTCGGAACCGTAAAGTTACCATAACAGGGTCGCCAGCCGCTACGCAAGCAGCGCAGTATCTGATCAGCCAGCGGATCACTTACGAGCAGGGCGTGCGTGCTACCAACCCACAAAAGGTGGgctaa
- the kptn gene encoding KICSTOR complex protein kaptin codes for MLRESYPFVEDSFSRFPSQSNIYGLCQAGEQELLAATLKGKVVSFRYQELQHKIRPVAKEVQFTYIPVDAEIVSIDAFNKSPPKRGLVVGITFIKDSGDKATPFLNIYCDYEPGSEFNLESIAQSCLNLELQFTPFQLYHTEVQCDDGGSETVFLLSGHDQRIHLYKENASLHQFEEQPVERLFPELQQLPSNVLWLDVLSIPGGRRLSAFGCQNGFVGLALVNQTGPVVLQSWRVQFDSPISVVLLFPLSCQTEPNQPGGQKRMQMEGYNLLVTSTIEMAVVYRDVQDRGLSHSMCLSESDQWDAVLCALVIDLDFDGQKEVLLGTYGQELLCYKFQATGSGRDGHFQLLWRRSFKSPLLSIIYLDLTGDGLRELAVLTLKGLHILQHSLTCTAHLVLERLAQRVSALTAGSELESAEAQDTEEKDAPAKKEECTVHTPSN; via the exons ATGCTCAGAGAGTCGTATCCCTTCGTGGAGGACAGCTTCAGCCGCTTCCCGTCGCAGAGCAACATTTACGGGCTGTGTCAGGCCGGGGAGCAGGAGCTGCTGGCCGCCACCCTTAAAGGGAAGGTGGTTAGCTTCAGATACCAGGAGCTGCAGCACAAAATCCGACCTGTGGCCAAGGAGGTCCAGTTCACCTACATACCAG TTGATGCAGAGATTGTATCAATTGATGCCTTCAACAAGTCTCCACCCAAAAGAGGCCTGGTGGTGGGCATCACGTTCATAAAG GACTCTGGTGACAAAGCTACTCCGTTCCTGAATATCTACTGTGACTATGAGCCCGGCTCAGAGTTCAACCTGGAGTCTATTGCTC AAAGTTGCCTGAATCTGGAGTTGCAGTTCACACCCTTCCAGCTTTACCATACAGA AGTGCAGTGTGACGATGGAGGCAGTGAGACGGTGTTTCTGCTCAGTGGTCACGACCAGAGGATCCACCTGTACAAGGAG AACGCCTCCCTCCACCAGTTTGAAGAGCAGCCAGTGGAAAGACTCTTCCCTGAACTACAGCAGCTGCCCAGCAA CGTGTTGTGGTTGGATGTGTTGAGTATACCTGGCGGCCGGCGACTGTCTGCGTTTGGCTGTCAGAACGGCTTCGTTGGACTGGCTCTGGTCAACCAGACTGGACCAG tgGTTTTGCAGAGCTGGCGGGTCCAGTTCGACAGTCCAATCTCTGTAGTACTGCTGTTTCCTCTGAGCTGCCAAACTGAGCCCAACCAGCCCGGCGGACAGAAAA GAATGCAAATGGAAGGATACAACCTTCTGGTAACCAGCACCATAGAGATGGCGGTTGTCTATAG agatgtCCAGGACCGCGGTTTGTCTCACTCCATGTGCCTCTCAGAGAGTGACCAGTGGGACGCAGTGCTCTGCGCTCTGGTCATTGACCTGGATTTTGATGGGCAGAAGGAAGTGCTGTTGGGAACATATGGACAG GAACTTCTTTGTTACAAATTCCAGGCGACAGGAAGTGGACGAGATGGccactttcagctgctgtggAGGCGGAGCTTCAAGAGTCCTTTGCTGTCCATCATCTACTTAGACTTGACAGGGGACGGTTTGAGGGAGCTGGCTGTCCTCACACTGAAGGGACTGCATATCTTACAG CATAGCCTCACCTGCACTGCTCATTTGGTCCTGGAGCGGCTTGCCCAGAGGGTGTCAGCGCTGACAGCCGGCTCTGAGCTGGAGTCAGCTGAAGCTCAAGACACTGAGGAGAAGGATGCTCCTGCAAAGAAAGAGGAGTGCACAGTTCACACACCATCAAATTAA